From the genome of Chlamydiales bacterium, one region includes:
- a CDS encoding type II toxin-antitoxin system PemK/MazF family toxin, whose product MVKQFEVYLINLDPTTGSEIKKTRPCVVISPNEMHGLNTVIIAPMTSTCKIYPTRIPVFFEKKEGYIVLDQLRTVDKSRLVKLLGKIEKETTHNVLAILQEMFT is encoded by the coding sequence ATGGTAAAGCAATTCGAAGTTTACCTGATAAATCTGGATCCAACAACTGGAAGCGAGATTAAAAAAACACGTCCTTGCGTTGTTATCTCGCCAAATGAAATGCATGGATTAAATACTGTCATCATAGCGCCTATGACTTCAACATGTAAAATATACCCAACACGTATCCCTGTCTTTTTTGAGAAAAAAGAAGGGTATATTGTTTTGGATCAACTTCGTACGGTAGACAAATCACGGTTGGTAAAACTGCTCGGAAAAATTGAAAAAGAAACTACTCATAATGTTCTTGCAATATTGCAAGAGATGTTTACCTGA
- a CDS encoding AbrB/MazE/SpoVT family DNA-binding domain-containing protein, with protein MAHIIHIGNSLGVRIPKTIIQQVGFKEDMDLIFKVTEEGLLISPKKQTRDGWEQKFKSSTKGLKQPSLLGDFSNEFDKDEWQW; from the coding sequence ATGGCTCATATTATTCATATAGGAAATTCATTGGGTGTAAGAATTCCCAAAACAATCATTCAACAAGTAGGATTCAAAGAAGATATGGATCTTATTTTCAAAGTTACTGAGGAGGGATTGCTGATCTCTCCCAAAAAGCAAACCAGAGACGGATGGGAACAAAAATTTAAATCTTCTACAAAAGGACTTAAACAACCTTCTTTATTAGGCGATTTTTCCAATGAGTTTGACAAAGACGAGTGGCAATGGTAA
- a CDS encoding MepB family protein yields the protein MVIELKDNIFSKRVHSDLLLANDLIYKPLGLVLESLKIEDESEDYGAAEFTINNHSIKFRVGKITPKKVGQFVTFWKRIGVGPIMPYDLNDPFGFLVISARTENHFGQFVFPKAVLCEKGIVSCHGKEGKRAMRIYPPWDKADNSQTKKTQDWQSKYFIDTSKSANVGFDLLQSLFQFSNS from the coding sequence GTGGTCATTGAGCTAAAAGACAATATTTTTTCGAAAAGGGTTCATTCAGATTTATTGTTAGCTAACGACCTTATCTATAAGCCGTTAGGGCTTGTCCTTGAGAGTTTGAAAATAGAAGATGAGAGTGAAGATTACGGAGCTGCTGAATTCACTATAAACAACCACTCTATTAAATTTCGCGTAGGAAAGATCACTCCGAAAAAAGTTGGGCAATTTGTCACTTTTTGGAAGCGCATCGGTGTAGGACCTATTATGCCCTATGATTTAAACGATCCCTTTGGCTTTCTTGTGATTAGTGCGCGTACTGAAAATCATTTTGGCCAATTTGTTTTTCCAAAAGCTGTACTCTGCGAAAAAGGAATTGTATCTTGCCATGGAAAAGAAGGTAAGAGGGCTATGCGCATTTATCCTCCTTGGGATAAAGCAGATAACTCTCAAACTAAAAAAACGCAAGATTGGCAATCAAAGTACTTTATTGATACTTCTAAGAGTGCAAATGTTGGTTTTGATCTCCTCCAGTCTTTATTTCAATTTTCAAACTCTTAG
- a CDS encoding penicillin-binding transpeptidase domain-containing protein — MRIFFILLTFLGFSYQQLLGEENFILIDGSTSEIIKKFGSSIEERVTPASSFKIVLSLMGYDTGTLQNEQTPTWHFQQGYDDFLESWKRSQTPQTWMNRSCIWFSKIIALQLGLETIEQYLSSFEYGNQDFSTGMVSPGSTNPAWVSSSLKISPKEQVEFIQKMIREKLPISSNAL, encoded by the coding sequence ATGAGAATATTTTTCATATTATTGACATTTCTAGGATTTTCTTATCAGCAGCTTCTTGGAGAAGAAAATTTCATTCTTATTGATGGTTCGACGAGCGAAATTATCAAAAAGTTTGGTTCTAGCATTGAGGAACGTGTTACTCCTGCCTCCTCTTTTAAAATTGTTCTAAGCTTAATGGGATATGACACAGGGACTTTACAGAATGAGCAGACCCCAACCTGGCATTTTCAGCAAGGATATGATGATTTCTTGGAATCATGGAAACGATCTCAAACTCCACAGACTTGGATGAATCGTTCTTGCATTTGGTTTTCAAAGATTATCGCATTACAACTTGGTCTTGAAACAATCGAGCAATATTTATCCTCATTTGAGTATGGAAATCAAGATTTCTCTACAGGAATGGTATCTCCAGGATCAACCAATCCTGCATGGGTAAGTTCATCTTTAAAAATTTCTCCGAAAGAACAAGTTGAATTTATTCAAAAAATGATCCGAGAGAAGCTGCCGATTTCAAGTAATGCCCTTTAA
- a CDS encoding effector binding domain-containing protein — protein sequence MTKNLLFKEEISHGWKLFGKTGLGSTVDENGKNLKVRWFVGWVEGGQNFFPFAYLMQEHEIDILQTVPRVKQLLEESNLWNLREGKMQKELITMSEIKLVGICVRTSNEQELDKIKGNIFPCVQKYFHQGLAEKISNRKRPGTTFCAYTDYETDHNGEYTYFIGEEVSSFNDLLPEGFRQLVIPKQQYAKFTTSPAPMPDVIVNAWKEIWEMSSKQLGGHRSYKTDFEIYDERATDHQNIVLDLYIGITP from the coding sequence ATGACGAAAAATCTTCTGTTTAAAGAAGAAATATCGCACGGATGGAAATTATTTGGCAAAACTGGACTGGGTAGCACTGTTGATGAAAATGGTAAGAACTTGAAAGTTAGATGGTTTGTAGGATGGGTAGAAGGCGGTCAGAATTTTTTCCCATTTGCCTATCTAATGCAAGAGCATGAAATCGATATTCTTCAAACTGTTCCACGAGTCAAACAACTTTTAGAAGAATCTAATTTATGGAATTTAAGAGAGGGAAAGATGCAAAAAGAATTGATAACAATGTCTGAGATTAAGTTAGTCGGCATTTGCGTTCGCACTAGCAATGAGCAAGAGCTAGATAAAATAAAAGGAAATATTTTCCCTTGTGTTCAAAAATATTTCCATCAAGGATTGGCTGAGAAAATTTCAAACCGAAAAAGGCCTGGCACGACATTTTGTGCCTATACCGACTATGAAACAGATCACAATGGAGAATATACTTATTTTATTGGTGAAGAAGTTTCTTCTTTTAATGATCTATTGCCTGAAGGGTTTCGACAGCTAGTGATTCCAAAACAACAATACGCAAAGTTTACAACTAGTCCTGCGCCGATGCCTGATGTCATTGTAAATGCTTGGAAAGAAATTTGGGAAATGTCTTCAAAGCAATTAGGTGGACATCGTTCTTACAAGACGGATTTTGAGATTTATGATGAAAGAGCAACCGATCATCAAAATATTGTTTTAGATTTATACATTGGTATTACACCTTAA
- a CDS encoding YjdF family protein, with protein MATIKATIFFDKRFWVGTFERVDKEGYAVARHIFGTEPSDPEVHEFVLNHYVELKFGEAKEVSIQIQRMNPKRVQREVRREMEKMKETSKPSTLAQDYMREEIEKKKKEKKNISSVEKQARKDEQFSLKQEKRKEKHRGH; from the coding sequence ATGGCTACGATCAAAGCTACAATTTTCTTTGACAAACGGTTTTGGGTAGGAACTTTTGAAAGAGTCGACAAAGAAGGGTATGCAGTCGCTCGGCACATCTTTGGTACTGAACCTTCCGATCCTGAAGTACATGAGTTTGTTCTCAATCATTATGTAGAGCTAAAATTTGGAGAAGCCAAAGAAGTCAGCATTCAAATTCAACGAATGAATCCAAAAAGAGTCCAGCGGGAAGTTCGTCGTGAAATGGAAAAAATGAAAGAAACTTCAAAGCCTTCAACTTTAGCACAAGATTACATGCGAGAAGAAATTGAGAAGAAAAAGAAAGAGAAAAAAAACATAAGCAGCGTTGAAAAACAGGCTCGTAAAGATGAGCAATTTTCCCTCAAACAAGAAAAGCGAAAGGAAAAGCATCGTGGTCATTGA